The Chthonomonadales bacterium DNA window CACCCTCTCCGACGACATGCTGCGGACCGTTGGCGGGATCACCGAACTGATCCGGCCCGATCGCGACTGGGAGACGGGCGTGACGGAGGCGCCGACGCTCGTGCTGCGCAACGGCGTCTACCACCTGTTCTACTCTGCCGGCTGGTACCAGAGCGGCAAGCGGGACCCGCACTACGTGGTGGCGCACGCGGCGTCGCGGTCGCTGACTGGCCCCTACGTGAAGACGCCCCAGCCGATCCTGCGGACGGCGCCCGGCAAGGTCTACGGGCCGGGCCACCAGTGCGTGCTGCAGCTGCCGAGCGGCGAGTGGTGGATGGCCTACCACGGTTGGGACAACCAGAACGAGCCGCGCTACGGGTCCAACCCGCTCGGCCGCACGCTGCGCATCGACCGGCTCGTGTGGCTGGCCGGCGTGCCCGAGGTTCTGGGCCCGAGCCTCGACCCGCGGCCCGCGCCGCGAGTCGAGGCGGACCGTTCCGCCCACAGCGAGAGGTCGGCCGAGCCCGCTGCTGCCCACGGGATGACGCTGGCCGCGGTGCGCGCGCGGGCCTCGAGCGCCGGGCCGCGCGCCGTGGGAGCAGGGCAATGACGCGCATCTGGGAGCAGGACGCGCTGGCGGGCGTCACCTTCCCGAACGGCTTCGCGGCAGGCGCCGCGCGCTGCGGCCTGAAGTCGGAGGGCGACGACGTCGCGGTCATCGCAGCGGAGACACCCGTGGCCGTTGCGGGCGTGTTCACCACAAACCGCGTGCAGGCGAGCTGCGTCGGCCACTCGCGCCGCGTGGCGCGTAGCGGCGCCGCGCGCGCCATCGTCTGCAACGCCGGCAACGCCAACGCCTGCAATGGCGAGCTCGGCGAGCGCGACACGCTCCGCATGGCGGAGGCGGCCGCCGGGCTCCTCGGCGCGGAGCCCGGCCAGGTCCTCGTCGCCTCCACGGGCGTCATCGGCCACCCCATGCCGATCGAGCGCGCCGAGGCCGGCATCGGCGCGGCCGCCGCCGCGCTCGCGCGTGGGAGCGGCACGGACATGCGGGTGGCGCGCGCCATCATGACCACCGATACGCGCCCGAAGCTGATCGCCGTCGAGTGCGAAACGCAACACTGGCCTGGCCCGCTGCGCCTGGCCGGCGTGTGCAAGGGCTCCGGCATGATCGCTCCCAACATGGCGACCATGCTCTGCTTCCTCACGTGCGACGCGCGGATCGCGGCCCCGCAGCTCCAGGAGGCGCTCGCCGTCGCCGTGGCGCGCACCCTCAACCGCGTCACGGTGGATGGCGACACCAGCACGAACGACATGGCGCTGCTGATGGCGAGCGGGCGCGGCCCCTGCCACATCGACGGGCGGGGGCCGGCCTTCGACGCCTTCGCCGAGGCGCTGGAGCGCGTCTGCCGCTATCTGGCGCGCGAGGTGGCCCGCGACGGGGAGGGCGCGACCCACCTGGTGGAGGTGCTGGTGCGCGGCGCCGCCTCGGAGGCCGAGGCCGAGCGCGTCGCGCGCACCGTGGCGGATTCGCCGCTCGTGAAGACGGCGCTGTTCGGGCGCGACCCGAACTGGGGCCGGATCCTGGCGGCGGCGGGCCGCGCCGGCGTGGCCTTCGACCCGGCCACCGCCGAGGTGTCGCTGGGCGACATCACCGTCTACGCCGGCGGCCGGGGCACGCCCTTTGACCGCGACGCCGCCCACGACTACCTCACCGGCGGCGAGGT harbors:
- a CDS encoding family 43 glycosylhydrolase, producing MRSLRLLFVLGALVSALHLTSARAVGLDAAQRSAPARTYTNPVWAHDFPDPFIIHHGGMFYAYATETRVTGFQVMESPDLVHWTHRGIALEVPWSRVHYWAPEVVRRRGKFYMTYSALNPATRKHDIGIATSRSPLGPFTHRAVLVRGDQNRVGVIDATVFLDRGRPYLIYSEEEPRRIVMATLSDDMLRTVGGITELIRPDRDWETGVTEAPTLVLRNGVYHLFYSAGWYQSGKRDPHYVVAHAASRSLTGPYVKTPQPILRTAPGKVYGPGHQCVLQLPSGEWWMAYHGWDNQNEPRYGSNPLGRTLRIDRLVWLAGVPEVLGPSLDPRPAPRVEADRSAHSERSAEPAAAHGMTLAAVRARASSAGPRAVGAGQ
- the argJ gene encoding bifunctional glutamate N-acetyltransferase/amino-acid acetyltransferase ArgJ, whose protein sequence is MTRIWEQDALAGVTFPNGFAAGAARCGLKSEGDDVAVIAAETPVAVAGVFTTNRVQASCVGHSRRVARSGAARAIVCNAGNANACNGELGERDTLRMAEAAAGLLGAEPGQVLVASTGVIGHPMPIERAEAGIGAAAAALARGSGTDMRVARAIMTTDTRPKLIAVECETQHWPGPLRLAGVCKGSGMIAPNMATMLCFLTCDARIAAPQLQEALAVAVARTLNRVTVDGDTSTNDMALLMASGRGPCHIDGRGPAFDAFAEALERVCRYLAREVARDGEGATHLVEVLVRGAASEAEAERVARTVADSPLVKTALFGRDPNWGRILAAAGRAGVAFDPATAEVSLGDITVYAGGRGTPFDRDAAHDYLTGGEVRVVLDLHRGTQEAILWTCDFSYDYVRINAEYHT